One Mercurialis annua linkage group LG3, ddMerAnnu1.2, whole genome shotgun sequence DNA window includes the following coding sequences:
- the LOC126672623 gene encoding uncharacterized protein LOC126672623, with product MCLESMKRNTPDSDPGKEVEFPHQDALVIFAIIKTKLVKQLMIDRGSSVNLLSLSDLHALGGITSDLKPLNTSVLGLGGTPLIVEGKVDLELEIGADLQQLRQKEMTKAEPTLKVTTSFAIVNMSIVYNGILGRPALSDIGAMICIRYLLLKIPTPEGTITIKGDQYFSRNCFLTTMTHAVVALDLEVPDLNDIEGVDLSIVSECLYVDKDSKPMKQNERIFSIEKQIATRVEIDKLIKAGFIRKVHYLEWLINVVLIKKANGKWRPCIDFTDLNYACPKDSFPLPNIDQLVDATCGFLVYDFLDASQGYHQIQMNKDDDKKTKNVGVYVDDIVVKLLRIEDHIRDLEETFEKSDIGKFLGHLISEKGMWKNLEKIEAVVNMKVPRSVMEQSPNKACNPMSKDRKICPSPEFGRRKAKEIL from the exons ATGTGCTTGGAAAGCATGAAGCGAAACACCCCCGACTCAGATCCA GGTAAAGAAGTGGAGTTCCCTCATCAAGATGCTCTGGTCATTTTCGCCATAATAAAGACGAAGTTGGTGAAACAATTGATGATAGATAGAGGTAGCTCGGTCAATCTATTATCTCTATCGGATTTGCATGCCTTAGGAGGTATCACCTCAGATCTGAAGCCTTTGAACACGTCGGTGTTAGGTCTTGGAGGAACCCCGCTCATAGTAGAAGGAAAGGTGGATCTAGAACTGGAGATAGGAGCTGATTTACAACAACTGAGACAAAAGGAAATGACTAAGGCGGAACCAACACTGAAGGTAACAACTTCATTTGCAATTGTTAATATGTCGATAGTATATAATGGTATTCTTGGTAGACCTGCTTTGAGTGATATAGGAGCTATGATTTGTATTCGATATTTATTGTTGAAAATCCCTACACCGGAGGGAACGATAACTATCAAGGGCGACCAATATTTTTCTAGAAACTGTTTTTTGACCACCATGACCCACGCGGTAGTAGCCCTGGATCTCGAGGTTCCCGA CCTGAATGACATTGAAGGAGTGGATCTGAGCATTGTTTCAGAATGCCTTTATGTAGACAAAGATAGCAAGCCAATGAAACAAAACGAGAGAATTTTTTCTATAGAAAAGCAAATAGCTACCCGAGTTGAAATAGACAAGTTAATAAAGGCTGGTTTTATCAGGAAGGTGCATTACCTTGAATGGCTAATCAACGTAGTGTTGATAAAAAAAGCCAATGGAAAGTGGAGGCCATGTATAGACTTTACCGACCTAAACTATGCATGCCCGAAGGATAGTTTCCCCCTTCCAAACATTGATCAGTTAGTGGATGCTACTTGTGGATTTCTGGTTTATGATTTCTTAGATGCTTCTCAAGGGTACCACCAGATTCAGATGAACAAAGACGACGATAAAAAGAC GAAAAATGTGGGAGTTTATGTTGACGACATTGTTGTAAAGTTATTGAGAATCGAAGATCATATCAGAGATCTGgaagaaacttttgaaaag TCAGACATAGGGAAGTTCCTAGGGCACCTTATTTCGGAGAAAGGAATGTGGAAAAATCTGGAAAAGATAGAAGCAGTTGTCAATATGAAGGTTCCTAGGTCGGTGATGGAG CAAAGTCCTAATAAGGCCTGCAATCCGATGTCCAAAGATAGAAAAATTTGCCCTAGCCCTGAATTCGGCCGCCGAAAAGCTAAAGAGATACTTTGA